Proteins found in one Triticum urartu cultivar G1812 chromosome 4, Tu2.1, whole genome shotgun sequence genomic segment:
- the LOC125550633 gene encoding exosome complex component RRP43: protein MSAETDATAAGGLAGEMEVEAYRRLFPLAFLERHLRESVRPDARRLAEARPTTVALGAVSSAHGSALVRLGDTAMLASIKLEVMSPSAETPDQGSVAVEFHMPPICSPLVRPGRPAEAAPVISKALEDVLMSSGMLNLKELCLISGKASWVAYLDVYCLNADGSLFDAALISVVAAFTHLEIPLVSVGDDGRVFTVGGNEGKTKYELVNREKRKLTLGDIPFPLTCALHKDSILADPTAEEESIIETSVTVVLDSSGRLVSIQKPGGGVTSMATIKACIGLAKERGQKLKEILTDSVEAMEVDQAE, encoded by the exons ATGAGCGCGGAGACCGACGCGACGGCGGCCGGCGGGCTCGCGGGGGAGATGGAGGTCGAGGCGTACCGCCGCCTCTTCCCCCTCGCGTTCCTCGAGCGTCACCTCCGCGAGTCCGTCCGGCCTGacgcccgccgcctcgccgaaGCCCGCCCCACCACCGTCGCGCTCGGCGCCGTCTCCTCCGCTCACGGCTCTGCCCTCGTCCGCCTGGGTGACACC GCCATGCTCGCGTCGATCAAGCTCGAGGTGATGTCGCCCTCTGCCGAGACCCCGGACCAAGGATCAGTCG CTGTGGAGTTCCACATGCCGCCTATCTGCTCCCCGCTTGTAAGGCCAGGACGGCCAGCAGAGGCTGCGCCTGTCATCTCCAAGGCCCTGGAGGACGTCCTCATGAG CTCTGGGATGTTAAATTTGAAGGAGCTCTGTTTGATCAGTGGGAAGGCTTCGTGGGTAGCATACCTG gatgtctaTTGTTTGAATGCTGATGGATCTTTGTTTGATGCTGCACTGATCTCAGTGGTGGCTGCATTTACACATT TGGAAATTCCCCTAGTAtctgttggtgatgatggtagaGTCTTTACTGTTGGAGGCAATGAAGGCAAAACCAAATATGAATTGGTAAACAGAGAAAAGAGGAAGCTTACTCTTGGTGACATTCCATTTCCTCTCACATGTGCACTTCACAAGGATAGTATTCTAGCGGACCCAACTGCTGAAGAAGAATCAATAATAGAAACCTCTGTCACAGTTGTTCTAGATTCTTCCGGCCGCTTAGTGTCAATACAAAAACCTGGAGGTGGAGTGACGTCCATGGCAACAATTAAG GCGTGCATTGGCTTGGCAAAAGAAAGAGGACAAAAGTTGAAGGAAATACTCACGGACTCCGTTGAAGCAATGGAAGTTGACCAAGCTGAATAA